The Dyadobacter sandarakinus DNA window TGGCACCCCAGGTAACCGTGCTGCTTTTCGTGTCAACCGGCAGGGTCTTGTCAGCGGCGGCCTTTCCCGGGCCAGCAATTGCGGCTACATTGAAGAACAAGGCTGCAACCGAGTAAACGAACATTTTTTTCATAATCCTGTATTGATTTAAGTGAAACAATTACGCTGAAAATGAATAACAACCTGGTTCAGAAGCTTGCTGCGGGTGTAACACTGCCCAGCTTTTGCAGGATCTCCTTGCCCTCGGGCCAGTCACCCAACCCTGAAACGGCGTTGATATGCCCTTTTTTACCAAGATTAATAAACTCGCTTCCCCAATGATCTGCAAAATGCTTCGACCGGCTGAGGGTAGCATAACGGTCATTGGTACTTGCGACGACAATGCTTTTGAAAGGTAACGTTTTAAGCGGAATCGGTGAAAAACCAACCACAAAACTTAACCGCTTCGACTGTTCCGCATCGGCAGGAGCTACCAGCAATGCACCGACTACCTGCCCGGGCGCATATTCCTGCGCCCAGTGTGCCACAGTAATGCAGCCCATACTATGCGCCACAAGTACTGTTGGCTGTGCAAGTTCTGCTACCTGCTTTTGCAGCTGGCCAACCCAGTCGTCTTTGACGGGCCAATCCCAGTTATGCTGCTGCACACGGCTGAAAGTATCAGGGTAATGCTTTTCCCAGATGGTCTGCCAATGCTGCGGGCCTGAGCTTGCGAGTCCGGGTACGGTTAAAAAGTGCACGTTCATGATGCTTAAAGATAGCGGCAATCATTTTTTATCCATTACACAACGAAAGCCAAGATTGTTGCTGCCGCTGGTTACTTCGCCTTTTCCGCGGCTGCCTGCCTTGTAACGAATGCAATAATCGTCACTGCACAGGAAAGATCCTCCACGCTGTACGCGCTTTACGGCACCGGGCTCGTCCGGGTCATAGCTGTCCGAGGGACCTTTTGGGTTTGCACCAGGGCTTTTGGCATAATAGTCCGGTCGGTAAAGATCTTCGCACCATTCCCACACATTACCGTCCAGATCGTACAAACCATATGGATTGGCCGGAAAGGATTTGACGGGTGCGGCGGTAAGGTAGCCGTCTTCCCGCGTGTTTTTATCAGGAAAACTGCCCTGGTAAATATTGGCTACCCATTTATTGCCGGGTTTGAGCTCATCGCCCCAGTAGTAAGTATGATTGCCTTTGCCGCCCTGGGCTGCAAACTCCCACTCCGCTTCGGTAGGAAGCCGCTTGCCCGCCCAGGAGGCATAGGCAGCAGCATCTTCGTATGACACGTGTGTTACGGGAAAATTTTCACGGCCTTTGATGGAGCTCGTCGGCCCCTCAGGGTGCGACCAGCTGGCTCCGGGCACATAATTCCACCATTGCAGCGGATTGTCGAGCGAAACAGGTGTAGTGGTAGGCGTAAACACTGCCGAGCCGGGTACCAGCTTGTCGGCCGGGACGCCCGGATAATCGGCCGGGTTCAGTGGACGCTCAGCAATGGTTTTGTAATTAGTAGCTTTTACAAATGCCGCAAATTCGGCATTGGTGACCTCGTGCTCGTCCATAAAAAAACCGCCTACGGTTACATTGTGCAACGGGCGCGAATCGGGAAATTCGTCTGCACCCATCAGAAACCGGCCGCCATTGATCCAGACCATACCGGTAGTATCGTCTTTTTTGCCCGGCTCAAAGCTCGCATTGCGGATGGCCGCCGCACGGGATGGCATGCCGTCGGCCATGCACATGGCCAGGCTGTCGGCTGTTTTTTGCTCAGCGGTCTGTTTTTTTTCACAAGCCAGCAGGGCTGCTCCGGCCAGTACGCACACCAGTGCACGCTTTATTTTATTTTGATAAAAACTCATATCATTAAACTATTGACGATAGCGTCGCTGCTATTGATTTTGAAAACATCCTTTAACGCCTGCTTCGCTGCATGGTAGCCGCACATTCCGTGCACGCCTCCCCCGGGCGGTGTCGCCGATGAGCACAGAAAAATGTCAGGTGCCGAGGTGCGGTAAGGTGAAAACTGCATGAGCGGCCGCGTATATAACTGAAAAATATCCTGCAAACCTCCGTTGATATCACCACCGATATAATTGGGATTGTACTGT harbors:
- a CDS encoding RBBP9/YdeN family alpha/beta hydrolase; the encoded protein is MNVHFLTVPGLASSGPQHWQTIWEKHYPDTFSRVQQHNWDWPVKDDWVGQLQKQVAELAQPTVLVAHSMGCITVAHWAQEYAPGQVVGALLVAPADAEQSKRLSFVVGFSPIPLKTLPFKSIVVASTNDRYATLSRSKHFADHWGSEFINLGKKGHINAVSGLGDWPEGKEILQKLGSVTPAASF
- a CDS encoding formylglycine-generating enzyme family protein gives rise to the protein MSFYQNKIKRALVCVLAGAALLACEKKQTAEQKTADSLAMCMADGMPSRAAAIRNASFEPGKKDDTTGMVWINGGRFLMGADEFPDSRPLHNVTVGGFFMDEHEVTNAEFAAFVKATNYKTIAERPLNPADYPGVPADKLVPGSAVFTPTTTPVSLDNPLQWWNYVPGASWSHPEGPTSSIKGRENFPVTHVSYEDAAAYASWAGKRLPTEAEWEFAAQGGKGNHTYYWGDELKPGNKWVANIYQGSFPDKNTREDGYLTAAPVKSFPANPYGLYDLDGNVWEWCEDLYRPDYYAKSPGANPKGPSDSYDPDEPGAVKRVQRGGSFLCSDDYCIRYKAGSRGKGEVTSGSNNLGFRCVMDKK